From the Hallerella porci genome, one window contains:
- a CDS encoding tetratricopeptide repeat protein, with the protein MKWLICLLFISVAAFARPINDGNALFQKGDYSGALKKYEEARQDEPANPLLFYNIGTCAYQLGDYATAQKELESAVRMPDSSLASKAAYNLANTFYRIGEKSSEPSERIAKWRESVGYLKKAIDLNPSYEKAKRNVEIVQRKLKEEIDKQKDQNQNNQNDQKQPELSENAKKMLARAMQMCKEGQYTPAKNLLENTMTNDSTATSLNSYIQRIEDVIDIKAGRKPKSKIDQSNADNDLGVI; encoded by the coding sequence ATGAAATGGTTAATTTGTTTGCTTTTCATTTCGGTGGCAGCGTTTGCACGCCCGATTAACGATGGCAATGCGCTCTTTCAAAAAGGCGATTATTCGGGTGCGCTAAAAAAATACGAAGAAGCGCGACAAGATGAGCCCGCGAATCCGCTTTTGTTTTATAACATCGGAACGTGCGCGTATCAATTAGGCGATTACGCAACGGCGCAGAAAGAACTCGAAAGCGCTGTGCGCATGCCCGATTCTTCGCTCGCTTCCAAAGCGGCATACAATTTGGCGAATACATTTTACCGTATCGGTGAAAAATCGAGCGAGCCTTCGGAACGCATTGCAAAATGGCGAGAATCGGTTGGCTATTTGAAAAAAGCAATCGATTTGAATCCGAGTTATGAAAAGGCAAAGCGCAATGTGGAAATTGTGCAACGTAAATTGAAAGAAGAAATCGACAAGCAAAAAGATCAAAATCAGAATAATCAAAATGATCAGAAGCAGCCGGAACTTTCGGAAAATGCCAAGAAAATGCTCGCGCGTGCGATGCAAATGTGCAAAGAAGGACAATATACGCCGGCGAAAAATTTGCTTGAAAATACGATGACGAACGATTCAACGGCGACGAGTTTGAATTCTTATATTCAGCGCATTGAAGATGTCATCGATATCAAAGCAGGAAGAAAACCCAAGAGTAAAATTGACCAATCCAATGCGGATAATGATTTGGGGGTAATTTAA
- a CDS encoding vWA domain-containing protein: protein MDLANLHFQNPEAFLLLLLVPLLIADWWWHSRKRKSTIKFPALAIAKKAAKGSRARARYIVPALRLLALCCFIVALARPQNATEVEYTSTDGVDIMLSLDVSGSMSILDMLTRMDQAKLGVMNAEKVWKSGKFWDYSRLGYAKNVMAEFIQKRESDRIGLSAFAGNSYTLVPLTLDYGALLEILASVNDSTASGNGTAIGDGLMTSLARLEKSDAKSKIVILLTDGIDNASIVPPLHAAEVAKALGVKVYTIGVGKRSGTFLAFQQNPWTGEISWGEQPIPPENSLDEKTLGQIAATTGGRFYRAESKEDLEKIYSEIDQLEKTEIQTIAYARYSEKFYPWLLAGALFILLELVLANTRFVRIP from the coding sequence ATGGATCTCGCTAATTTGCATTTTCAAAATCCCGAAGCATTTTTGCTTTTGCTGCTCGTTCCGCTTTTGATTGCGGATTGGTGGTGGCATTCGCGAAAACGGAAAAGTACGATTAAATTTCCGGCGTTAGCGATTGCGAAAAAAGCGGCGAAAGGTTCGCGGGCTCGTGCGCGCTACATTGTCCCCGCTCTTCGTCTTTTGGCTCTTTGCTGCTTTATTGTGGCGCTTGCGCGACCGCAAAATGCGACGGAAGTCGAATACACTTCGACGGATGGCGTAGACATTATGCTTTCGTTAGACGTTTCGGGCTCGATGAGTATTCTCGATATGCTAACGCGGATGGATCAAGCAAAACTCGGCGTCATGAATGCAGAAAAAGTTTGGAAGAGCGGGAAGTTTTGGGATTATTCGCGGTTAGGTTATGCGAAAAATGTGATGGCGGAATTTATTCAAAAACGAGAAAGCGATCGCATTGGACTTTCGGCTTTTGCGGGCAATTCGTATACGTTAGTGCCTCTCACGTTGGATTACGGCGCTCTGCTCGAAATTTTAGCGTCGGTGAATGATTCAACGGCTTCGGGAAATGGAACTGCAATTGGTGACGGTTTAATGACTTCGCTTGCGCGGCTTGAAAAATCCGATGCAAAATCGAAAATTGTGATTTTATTAACCGATGGAATTGACAACGCAAGTATTGTGCCTCCGCTGCATGCGGCAGAAGTGGCGAAAGCGCTTGGCGTCAAAGTTTATACAATCGGCGTCGGAAAACGCAGCGGAACTTTCCTCGCATTCCAACAAAATCCGTGGACCGGAGAAATTTCGTGGGGCGAACAACCGATTCCGCCCGAAAATAGTTTGGACGAAAAAACTCTCGGGCAAATCGCCGCTACAACTGGCGGGAGATTTTACCGCGCCGAAAGCAAAGAAGATTTGGAAAAAATTTACAGCGAAATCGATCAGTTAGAAAAAACAGAAATTCAAACGATTGCTTACGCTCGTTATTCCGAAAAATTTTATCCGTGGCTGCTCGCGGGTGCACTTTTCATTTTGCTTGAACTCGTTTTAGCGAATACGCGATTTGTGAGGATTCCATGA
- a CDS encoding BatD family protein: protein MITDSLQNQMAVDSAAAAEPLQINISVHADSLSLPILQGDTFEYKVNVAWQAPAGQSSVLILPVSSANAKGISQLSVREEHSRVVQGKNSISNTQFVYTLTASDTGNVSIPALKFQIPSANGPFEFSAEEMHFRVDTPSHTAAWTILSVFLLAILIAGFVLIQRKRKMAAAHAKTEKREQDEFAEEFILLKKRVTKADSRTWILDLESLCKKWAKKQFGSENLEELAANGKLVNWDALLQEFAQARYGGGDRDAFQNKELWKIAAKLLNIQEDD from the coding sequence ATGATCACGGATTCTTTGCAAAATCAAATGGCGGTGGATTCGGCGGCTGCCGCAGAACCTTTACAGATTAACATTTCGGTTCATGCAGATTCCCTTTCTTTGCCGATTTTACAAGGCGACACTTTTGAATATAAAGTGAATGTCGCCTGGCAAGCGCCAGCGGGGCAAAGTTCGGTTTTAATTTTGCCCGTGTCTTCGGCAAATGCGAAGGGAATTTCGCAGTTAAGCGTCCGCGAAGAACATTCTCGGGTGGTGCAAGGGAAAAATTCGATTTCGAATACGCAGTTCGTTTATACGCTTACCGCGAGCGATACGGGGAATGTTTCGATTCCTGCGTTGAAATTTCAAATTCCTTCGGCGAATGGACCTTTTGAATTTTCGGCAGAAGAAATGCATTTTCGCGTGGATACGCCGTCGCATACGGCTGCGTGGACGATTTTAAGCGTGTTTCTGCTTGCGATTTTAATCGCGGGCTTTGTTCTAATTCAACGAAAGCGGAAAATGGCTGCAGCGCACGCGAAAACAGAAAAGCGCGAACAAGATGAATTTGCCGAAGAATTTATTTTGCTCAAGAAGCGGGTGACGAAAGCCGACAGCCGCACTTGGATTTTGGATTTGGAATCGCTTTGCAAAAAGTGGGCGAAAAAACAATTCGGCAGTGAAAATTTAGAGGAACTTGCCGCCAACGGAAAACTTGTCAACTGGGATGCGCTTTTGCAAGAATTTGCGCAGGCGCGTTACGGTGGCGGTGATCGCGATGCTTTCCAAAACAAAGAACTTTGGAAAATCGCTGCAAAACTTTTAAACATTCAAGAAGACGATTGA
- a CDS encoding metallophosphoesterase, translating to MKRTIFIGDVHGCYDEMMKMLDAIHFTPGEDTVYFTGDLIGKGPQSFQVIQEIVKNQFLCVKGNWEAHLLKLISAPESEWTEKTKRMAATLEDPFWIANVVKDWPLWRDTPNALLVHAGLEPGKSKLEEMRPSVLLSVRTWDGVGEDMKSQTNPAWFECVTWPKLVIFGHWAAKGLVDVPGFRGLDSGCVYGKALSAYCLEEKKLYQVSSAKIYSPIKK from the coding sequence ATGAAGCGCACAATTTTCATCGGAGATGTTCACGGTTGCTATGACGAAATGATGAAAATGCTCGACGCCATTCATTTTACGCCGGGCGAAGATACGGTCTATTTTACCGGCGATTTAATCGGGAAAGGTCCGCAATCATTTCAAGTGATTCAAGAAATTGTGAAGAATCAATTTCTCTGTGTGAAAGGAAATTGGGAAGCGCATTTATTAAAACTCATCTCGGCGCCCGAATCCGAGTGGACCGAAAAAACAAAACGCATGGCTGCGACATTAGAAGATCCGTTTTGGATTGCGAATGTCGTCAAGGATTGGCCGCTGTGGCGCGATACGCCGAATGCGTTACTGGTTCACGCGGGACTTGAACCGGGAAAATCAAAACTCGAAGAAATGCGTCCGAGCGTTTTACTTTCGGTGCGCACGTGGGACGGCGTTGGCGAAGACATGAAATCGCAAACGAATCCTGCTTGGTTTGAATGCGTGACTTGGCCGAAGCTTGTCATCTTTGGACATTGGGCAGCGAAAGGCCTTGTCGATGTTCCCGGTTTCCGCGGACTCGATTCGGGCTGCGTTTACGGAAAAGCGCTTTCGGCTTATTGCCTTGAAGAAAAAAAATTGTATCAAGTTTCGTCAGCAAAAATTTATTCGCCGATTAAGAAGTAA
- a CDS encoding AAA family ATPase — protein sequence MTNVQELSEKIKDQSHFCVDLLREVEGTVIGQKDMVKSILTGILADGHILLEGLPGLAKTTAVQAFASAVSLDFKRIQFTPDLLPADLLGTTIYNAKESRFETRKGPLFTNLVLADEINRAPSKVQSALLEAMQERMITIGDETYPLDAPFLVLATQNPIEQEGTYPLPEAQVDRFLLKVKVGYPGKEDEMKILEAVSGSGLKVPQAVANKQDILNARELVKEIYVDERIREYIVNLVLATRDPAGIKKAELAGFISTGASPRASIGLAKAAKAHAFIEGRGYVTPEDVKAVAMEVLRHRIILSYEAEAEEVSAELVVQKILDSVEVP from the coding sequence ATGACAAACGTTCAAGAACTTTCGGAAAAAATTAAAGATCAGAGCCATTTTTGCGTGGACCTTTTACGCGAAGTAGAAGGCACGGTCATCGGGCAAAAGGATATGGTGAAGAGCATTCTCACAGGAATTCTCGCCGATGGACATATTTTGTTGGAAGGTCTTCCGGGACTTGCGAAGACGACTGCGGTGCAAGCTTTTGCAAGCGCAGTTTCGTTGGATTTTAAGCGGATTCAATTTACTCCGGATCTTCTCCCGGCGGATTTACTCGGTACGACTATTTACAATGCGAAAGAATCCCGCTTCGAAACGCGGAAAGGCCCGCTTTTTACCAATTTGGTTTTGGCCGACGAAATTAACCGTGCGCCGTCGAAAGTGCAGAGCGCACTTCTCGAAGCGATGCAGGAACGGATGATTACCATCGGCGATGAAACGTATCCGTTGGACGCTCCGTTTTTGGTTCTCGCAACGCAGAACCCGATTGAACAAGAAGGCACTTATCCTTTGCCCGAAGCGCAAGTCGATCGTTTCTTGTTAAAGGTTAAAGTGGGTTACCCCGGCAAAGAAGATGAAATGAAAATTCTCGAAGCGGTGAGCGGTTCGGGATTAAAGGTGCCGCAAGCGGTTGCGAATAAGCAAGACATTTTGAATGCGCGGGAATTGGTGAAAGAAATTTACGTGGACGAACGCATCCGCGAATACATTGTGAATTTGGTTCTTGCGACGCGTGATCCTGCGGGAATTAAGAAAGCGGAACTTGCCGGATTTATTTCGACGGGAGCTTCTCCGCGTGCGTCTATTGGACTTGCGAAAGCAGCGAAAGCGCATGCGTTTATCGAAGGCCGCGGTTATGTGACTCCCGAAGATGTAAAAGCTGTCGCGATGGAAGTGTTGCGTCACCGCATTATTTTGAGCTACGAAGCAGAAGCCGAAGAAGTTTCGGCAGAACTTGTGGTGCAGAAAATTTTGGATTCGGTCGAAGTGCCATAA
- a CDS encoding Ppx/GppA phosphatase family protein → MANALKTLPASVDIGSHSTILLIADFEKDENGKEILQPKIQKVEICRLGEDVFNFGRITEERLDALSKILNEFRSTAHALGAEIKACAMTEASRRAENGDEVIAAVEKALWVKPRIISGEEEAAYTFRAVEEWHGEGIVTVDIGGGSTEISDGKKAISIPVGALFLFKKMGAIPGPEYKKWEKEELKGNPLRPYAKKPVYLVGGTATALAMVFLNLSEFDFKTIEGVEMNLEQLEKVITKISNVSKELRGSMPGLEKGRSDVIICGLFWLRSLLLRLHAESFCISTAGLRFGLLYPEKQNAN, encoded by the coding sequence ATGGCTAACGCGTTAAAAACTCTCCCCGCTTCGGTGGACATCGGCAGTCATTCGACGATTCTTCTCATCGCCGATTTTGAAAAAGATGAAAATGGCAAAGAAATTTTGCAGCCGAAAATTCAGAAAGTGGAAATTTGCCGTTTGGGCGAAGACGTTTTTAATTTCGGGCGCATTACCGAAGAACGCTTGGATGCGCTTTCGAAAATTTTGAATGAATTTCGTTCTACGGCGCACGCACTGGGCGCAGAAATCAAAGCGTGTGCGATGACCGAAGCATCGCGTCGCGCAGAAAATGGTGACGAAGTTATTGCAGCGGTCGAAAAAGCACTTTGGGTAAAACCGAGAATTATTTCGGGCGAAGAAGAAGCCGCTTATACATTCCGCGCGGTCGAAGAATGGCACGGCGAAGGCATTGTCACCGTGGATATCGGCGGTGGTTCTACCGAAATTTCGGACGGGAAAAAAGCGATTTCTATTCCGGTGGGCGCATTATTTCTTTTCAAAAAAATGGGTGCGATTCCTGGACCCGAATACAAAAAATGGGAGAAGGAAGAACTCAAAGGAAATCCGCTGCGCCCTTATGCGAAAAAGCCGGTTTACTTGGTCGGCGGAACAGCGACTGCGCTCGCAATGGTTTTCTTAAATCTTTCCGAATTTGATTTTAAAACAATCGAAGGCGTTGAAATGAATTTGGAACAGTTGGAAAAAGTGATTACAAAAATTTCCAATGTTTCGAAAGAATTGCGCGGCAGCATGCCCGGACTTGAAAAGGGACGGAGCGATGTGATTATCTGCGGGCTTTTTTGGTTGCGCAGTTTATTATTAAGATTGCACGCAGAAAGTTTCTGCATTAGCACAGCGGGACTGCGATTTGGACTTTTGTATCCGGAGAAGCAAAATGCGAATTAA
- a CDS encoding glycosyl hydrolase family 8 → MQLKLPLCTVALCAMFGLNACSSDSSSSPDPVDPTSSGSVIIPTSSAGGSSGNVPVAKTSRLPATANALYTDALYPTWKGFHYTTQEEEATKYPTLGAQFGEIFGAYNAQGLAAARVIWSTYNYAGCQIDEAQGTNMYKRGCTVSEGIGYGMLITLFQGDMDAYNRLWVYSKAYRNTSYASGHALMPWLTSSFSWDIGDDASATDADLDIAASLVIAYYQTGNAAYLEDALTLINALWTYEVNPTNLLLYSGDTPMWTGADPAYNLSYFSPVALRLFAAVDPTHDWKGVLDAEYAFMQQVQAAGTGVFPDWCNGAGVAVDPNNNSAQASYWRFDKESVRIPWRLAWDYYWFQDERAATILNTLNTFIATRSNNDPAQIPAVKYSWNLAVGSDKEMSKVPMEWWGAWCLTGMAGADAWVDACTNIFNAKQMTLSTTSYFSDILQMMMSQLLNGKYVKPATLGF, encoded by the coding sequence ATGCAGTTAAAACTTCCCCTTTGCACTGTCGCCTTGTGTGCGATGTTCGGCTTGAACGCTTGCTCGAGCGACAGCTCTTCGAGCCCAGATCCCGTGGATCCGACCTCTTCGGGTTCTGTGATAATTCCGACCAGTTCTGCGGGCGGATCGAGTGGAAATGTTCCTGTGGCGAAGACATCACGCCTTCCGGCGACGGCGAATGCTTTGTATACCGATGCGCTGTATCCGACTTGGAAAGGTTTCCATTATACTACTCAAGAAGAAGAAGCGACAAAGTATCCCACATTAGGGGCTCAGTTTGGGGAAATTTTTGGTGCTTATAATGCTCAAGGATTGGCTGCAGCTCGTGTAATTTGGTCAACTTATAACTATGCGGGTTGCCAAATTGATGAAGCACAAGGCACCAATATGTATAAGCGCGGCTGTACCGTTTCGGAAGGAATCGGTTATGGTATGTTAATTACGCTTTTCCAAGGCGATATGGATGCATATAACCGTCTTTGGGTTTATAGCAAAGCGTATCGCAATACTTCGTATGCAAGCGGACACGCTTTGATGCCTTGGCTTACTTCGTCCTTTAGCTGGGATATTGGCGATGATGCGAGTGCGACGGATGCGGACTTGGATATCGCTGCTTCGCTCGTGATTGCGTATTATCAAACCGGAAATGCCGCCTATTTAGAAGATGCGTTGACTTTGATCAATGCGCTTTGGACTTATGAAGTCAACCCGACAAATTTGCTTCTCTATTCGGGAGATACGCCGATGTGGACTGGGGCTGATCCGGCTTACAACTTGAGCTATTTCTCTCCGGTGGCGCTTCGCTTGTTTGCTGCTGTAGATCCCACACATGATTGGAAGGGTGTTTTGGATGCCGAATATGCCTTTATGCAACAAGTGCAAGCCGCTGGCACGGGCGTTTTCCCTGATTGGTGCAATGGCGCTGGTGTTGCTGTGGATCCGAATAATAATTCAGCGCAAGCGAGTTATTGGCGCTTTGACAAGGAATCGGTGCGTATTCCGTGGCGTTTGGCTTGGGATTATTACTGGTTCCAAGATGAACGCGCTGCTACCATCTTGAATACTTTGAATACATTTATCGCAACGCGTTCGAACAATGATCCGGCTCAGATTCCTGCGGTGAAATATTCTTGGAATTTGGCTGTGGGCAGTGACAAAGAAATGTCTAAAGTTCCGATGGAATGGTGGGGGGCTTGGTGCTTAACCGGTATGGCTGGCGCCGATGCTTGGGTTGATGCCTGCACCAATATCTTTAATGCAAAGCAGATGACGCTTTCTACAACGAGCTACTTTAGTGATATTCTGCAGATGATGATGAGTCAGTTGCTGAATGGTAAGTACGTGAAGCCGGCGACTCTCGGATTCTAA
- a CDS encoding DUF58 domain-containing protein, producing MLSKDILKTVNRIELSVRGSLDSMMAGAYHSSFKGNGVEFSEVREYVPGDDVRSIDWNVSARMGTPYIKKFIEERELTLMLMVDASSSSEFGSGKEMKGEAMAAITALLSFAAVRNNDKVGLLIFTDQVELFIPPAKGKKHALRLIREILYFKPEHHGTNLQRALEYVGGVLNRRAMVVVMSDFLDSGFETAFKILGKRHDMLAVSVTDPRESELPPVGLVEFEDPETGETMLVDTGDAAFREAFAYEAKKAQKATKNLFQKMNVDYVQCQVREEFRDTVAPLVEYFRMLQRRRS from the coding sequence ATGCTTTCGAAAGATATTCTTAAAACGGTGAACCGCATTGAACTTTCGGTGCGGGGGTCTCTCGATTCGATGATGGCGGGCGCGTATCACAGCTCGTTCAAAGGGAACGGCGTGGAATTTAGTGAAGTCCGCGAATATGTTCCCGGCGACGATGTGCGCTCCATCGATTGGAATGTCTCCGCCCGCATGGGGACGCCGTATATTAAAAAGTTCATCGAAGAACGTGAACTTACGTTAATGCTCATGGTCGATGCGAGTTCGAGTTCGGAATTCGGTTCGGGAAAAGAAATGAAAGGCGAAGCGATGGCGGCGATTACGGCTTTGCTTTCGTTTGCCGCTGTCCGCAATAACGATAAAGTGGGACTTCTCATTTTTACGGATCAAGTGGAACTTTTCATTCCGCCGGCGAAAGGAAAGAAACATGCGCTGCGTTTAATTCGCGAAATTCTTTATTTTAAACCGGAACATCATGGGACGAATTTACAGCGTGCGCTCGAATATGTAGGCGGCGTTTTGAATCGGCGCGCGATGGTCGTCGTGATGTCGGATTTTTTGGATTCGGGATTTGAGACCGCTTTTAAAATTCTCGGGAAGCGTCACGATATGCTTGCGGTTTCGGTAACGGATCCGCGCGAATCGGAACTTCCGCCAGTCGGACTTGTCGAATTTGAAGATCCGGAAACGGGCGAAACGATGCTCGTCGATACGGGCGATGCCGCCTTCCGCGAAGCGTTTGCCTACGAAGCGAAAAAGGCGCAGAAAGCGACGAAAAATTTATTTCAAAAAATGAATGTGGATTATGTGCAGTGTCAAGTCCGCGAAGAATTTCGCGATACGGTGGCGCCACTTGTCGAATATTTTAGAATGCTGCAAAGACGTCGGAGTTAA
- a CDS encoding LysR family transcriptional regulator, translated as MTLQQLRYAIGIADNPSFNKAAEKLYVSQPSLTAAIHELEDEVGITIFNRTSRGVSLTSDGEEFIAYARDLYGHYEALLNLYGKNGKRRQRFSVSTQHYSFAVKSFVEMAKKFGSDEYDLAISETKTRDVITDVSNLKSEIGILYLSDFNRKVISDLLDAKDCEFHKLVNCKAYVYLWKKHPLAQKKFITFKELEPYPCLSFDQGDGSAEYYAEEILSTKEYSRTIKANDRATMLNLMIGLNGYTLCSGIICEELNGSDFIAVPFRDPAASKDVMEVGFITKKNMMLSTLGAYYIQELKKYLGVEEK; from the coding sequence ATGACATTACAACAACTTCGTTATGCAATCGGCATCGCCGACAATCCTTCTTTCAATAAAGCCGCAGAAAAGCTTTATGTTTCGCAGCCATCGCTCACCGCAGCCATTCACGAATTAGAAGATGAAGTCGGTATCACGATTTTTAATCGCACTAGTCGCGGCGTTTCATTAACCAGCGATGGCGAAGAATTTATCGCTTACGCCCGCGATCTTTACGGCCATTACGAAGCGCTGTTAAATTTATACGGCAAAAACGGAAAGCGTCGTCAACGATTTTCTGTTTCCACGCAACATTATTCTTTCGCTGTCAAAAGTTTCGTTGAAATGGCAAAAAAATTCGGCTCCGATGAATACGATTTAGCGATTAGCGAAACAAAAACGCGCGATGTCATCACCGATGTTAGCAATCTCAAAAGCGAAATCGGCATTCTCTATTTAAGCGATTTTAATCGCAAAGTCATCTCGGATTTGCTCGATGCCAAAGACTGCGAATTTCATAAATTGGTAAACTGCAAAGCCTACGTTTACCTTTGGAAAAAGCATCCGCTCGCCCAAAAGAAATTTATCACATTCAAAGAACTCGAACCTTATCCGTGTTTATCATTTGATCAAGGCGACGGCAGCGCAGAATATTACGCCGAAGAAATTTTGAGCACCAAAGAATATTCGCGGACAATTAAAGCAAACGATCGCGCGACGATGTTGAATTTAATGATCGGCCTCAACGGCTACACGCTTTGCTCGGGAATTATCTGCGAAGAATTAAACGGCAGCGATTTTATCGCAGTGCCTTTCCGCGATCCCGCAGCGAGTAAAGATGTGATGGAAGTCGGATTCATCACCAAGAAAAATATGATGCTCAGCACTCTCGGCGCTTACTACATTCAAGAGCTCAAAAAATATCTCGGCGTCGAAGAAAAATAA
- a CDS encoding pseudouridine synthase — translation MRINKFLSLCGVASRRASDDIIKQGRVSVNGKILEEPGFVVNEGDDVRVDGRKVRPPKKTKVILFHKPAGCVCSAHDPQGRSTVYDYLPPEYRTMKYIGRLDLQSRGLLLFTDDGDLLYKLTHPKFEIPRSYYVWTTRPLSRSDAQRLVDGVEIGENEHGEMEEGHAEEIFFDEGFFEMVLCEGKNREIRRMLEAVGYTIRDLKRVTYAGVTLGNLPTGEFRELSATEEKSLREMVEDENSEK, via the coding sequence ATGCGAATTAACAAATTTCTTTCTTTGTGCGGGGTGGCGAGCCGCCGCGCTTCGGACGATATCATTAAGCAAGGACGCGTTTCGGTCAACGGAAAAATTTTAGAAGAGCCCGGATTTGTTGTAAACGAAGGCGACGATGTCCGCGTGGACGGTCGTAAAGTGCGCCCGCCGAAAAAGACGAAAGTGATTCTTTTTCACAAGCCCGCGGGCTGCGTTTGCTCGGCGCATGATCCGCAAGGACGTTCAACGGTTTACGATTATTTGCCGCCAGAATATCGCACGATGAAATATATCGGGCGCTTGGATTTGCAAAGTCGCGGACTTTTGCTTTTTACCGACGACGGGGATTTGCTTTATAAATTGACGCATCCGAAATTTGAAATTCCGCGCAGTTATTATGTGTGGACGACGCGACCGCTTTCTCGAAGCGATGCGCAACGACTTGTCGATGGCGTAGAAATTGGAGAAAATGAACACGGCGAAATGGAAGAAGGTCACGCCGAAGAAATTTTCTTTGACGAAGGATTTTTTGAAATGGTTCTTTGCGAAGGCAAGAACCGCGAAATTCGTCGTATGCTCGAAGCGGTCGGTTATACAATTCGCGATTTGAAGCGCGTCACTTATGCGGGCGTGACTTTGGGAAATCTTCCGACGGGAGAATTCCGCGAGCTCAGCGCTACCGAAGAAAAATCTCTCCGCGAAATGGTAGAAGACGAAAATTCGGAGAAGTAA
- a CDS encoding vWA domain-containing protein, whose protein sequence is MRFAEPNFLWALFTLPLFLLLFVYAYRRRKKLASKFASISMLPKIATSLSPWRRATKTGLLLLGIAFLIVALARPQWGRQMEHIERKGLDILLLQDVSLSMLAEDVKPNRLVRSRHEISAFLDTLSGDRVGLVAFSGEAQTLVPLTLDYGTVQLILRDLEPGWLLPGTDLAAAIDKGMQMFRRSKVPSKYAVMVLMSDGEEQDAKAVEKAKEAAEAGIRIYTVGIGSKEGVPIPEPTKNGDVSYHKDRFGNIVTTHLEERTLQDVASITGARYFYASPGEFQLQKVLSEIESLEKRDTSSDQMENYQDRYQIFLAMAAILFLVEALLSERGKKRKQLAGRFS, encoded by the coding sequence ATGAGATTTGCAGAACCGAATTTTTTGTGGGCTCTTTTTACCCTACCGCTATTTTTGCTTTTATTCGTTTACGCGTATCGTCGGCGAAAAAAACTCGCTTCGAAATTTGCGTCGATTTCAATGCTTCCGAAAATTGCGACTTCGCTTTCGCCGTGGCGTCGTGCGACGAAAACAGGACTGCTTCTTTTGGGCATTGCGTTTTTGATTGTTGCGCTTGCACGCCCGCAATGGGGAAGGCAAATGGAACATATCGAACGCAAAGGTTTGGACATTTTACTTTTGCAAGATGTGTCGCTTTCGATGCTTGCGGAAGATGTAAAGCCGAATCGTTTGGTGCGTTCGCGGCATGAAATTTCGGCGTTCTTGGATACGCTTTCGGGAGATCGCGTCGGGCTTGTTGCGTTTTCGGGCGAAGCGCAAACTTTGGTTCCGCTCACTCTCGATTATGGAACGGTGCAGTTAATTCTGCGGGATTTGGAACCGGGTTGGCTTTTGCCGGGAACGGATTTGGCTGCGGCAATTGACAAAGGTATGCAAATGTTTCGTCGTTCCAAAGTACCGTCTAAGTATGCGGTGATGGTGCTTATGAGCGATGGCGAAGAACAAGATGCAAAAGCGGTGGAAAAAGCGAAAGAAGCTGCGGAAGCGGGAATTCGCATTTACACCGTTGGCATCGGATCGAAAGAAGGCGTTCCTATTCCGGAGCCGACGAAAAATGGCGACGTCTCGTATCACAAAGATCGCTTCGGAAATATCGTGACAACGCATTTGGAAGAACGCACATTGCAAGATGTGGCAAGCATCACGGGCGCGCGATATTTTTACGCAAGTCCCGGCGAATTTCAACTGCAAAAAGTGCTTTCGGAAATTGAAAGTTTAGAAAAGCGCGATACTTCTTCGGATCAAATGGAAAATTATCAAGATCGCTATCAAATTTTCTTAGCGATGGCTGCGATTTTATTTTTGGTCGAAGCGCTTCTTTCGGAACGCGGCAAAAAACGGAAACAGCTCGCGGGGCGTTTTAGTTGA